A region of the Fibrobacter sp. UWEL genome:
ATGAGCATTCGATCAAACGGATCACGATGATTTTCTTTTGAAGGCAAATTGGAAATTCCCAATGAATCCGAGGATTCCAGAGATATGAATTCAAAACCCTGCTGAATGCAAAAATCTGGCAAGTCTTTTATGTCAAAACCTTTCAAATCCAGTTTTCCAATAGATTGCTTCAAGGCGATTTCCCACAATGTTATGTAGCTAACATAAACCTTGTTGCCAGAGTCCTCTATCTTGTTCAAAATCGGCTTTGGAATTTGGTCCGGATCAACAATAGACCAAATCAAAATATGAGTGTCAAGCAGAATATTCATATTAAAGCCCCAACATTTCCTCGGGGCTTATTTCGAAATCATCGGCAAACTTGACAGAAGCTTTGCCCTTCAACAAGCCAAGCGTCCTTTTTTGTTTTGGGGCAGGAGTTTTTTCGGCAATACTGTTGCGAATCAAAAGCCCATCGATAAACGCATCAATAACCGCCAAATATTCTTCTGGCACGGTTCTTATTTTTGATTCCAGCAAAGAGTATGTCATAGAGGCCTCCTCATTCCTAAACAATATAATAAAATGTTTGTTGCAAATGCAATAGGGGACTAAGAGGCTTACATGGTTGATTTAGCATTTTGAGGCTTCCTCATATTTAACCATGTTATTTCACAAGGTGAAAAACAGGCATAGTGACTGCACTCACGGCGATTACGAATCTTTGCAATCCGTCCCAAATTATGCTATATTTAGAGTTGGATAAAAATTGAGGTATTATATAAGCTTTTAGAATTTCATAGACATTTTGAGCATTTGCTCCTGAATCTCCACTTGAAATCGGCAAAATTATCAAACCAGAGATAAGGTGCAAACGCTCACGTCCCAATGGGGCGTGGGTCGTTTGTGTTTATCTGGTAATGGCTTTGCCGAGCCTCAAGTGGGTAAACCAAATGGACCCACGCTTTTTTATTTCAAGATCCTTGGTTTTGGGGGCAAAACTCATTTTGCCCCCCAAAAAAAATGAACATTTAACAATAACCAAGGAGAAATAAAATGAAGAAAATTCTGATTCTTGCAACCGCATTAATTTGCTTAGTAGCTTGTGGAAATGACGAGTCTAGCCCCACAGCACCATCATCTACAACACAATCCTCAACTCCGACCACCACAACAACGCCCACTACTTCCACTCCGACTACAGTTCCTTCCGCAACAACACCGTCTTACCAAAATAAGGAAATAAAGTATGTCGCTGAAGTGGGAACCATTTGCAATGGATTTAATTTTGGAGCAGTTTCCCAAAGCAAGGCTACTGAAGGTTATATTGCTATGTATGAAATATGTGGCGACAGAGCTACGCAATCAACAGGCACGACATGCTACACAGCTTCAGAAGTTACTCAATGGATGAAATCCTTACAAATTTCCGCCTTTGATCAAGTGAATTCCGATATCGCTGCATACGGAGCATCTTTTAGATGGTATAATGCTGTTGATGGTTACAAAAGATACATCTACATAGAGCCTTGCTATGACGGAAAAGGTTTGATGAAAAAGAGCGCAAAGTGAGGCTTTTGTGAAAAAACTTTGTTCACTAATTTTATTAATAGCGATGAATTCATTCGCCATATATTTTGACGGAGGCATAGGCTTTGGTGGAGCATCCACTGAAGTTGGAAACATTGACTTCGGAAAAGCATGTGGTGGTGAATGCGATGAAATCGCTGTCGATTTAGGACTTCGCGTTGGAGGTCAAATCAACGAACGTTTTTGGATTGCAGGTGAATTTGGTGGAGTTGGAAATCGGTATTACGATTCCGAGAACTACATACAATTCAACTCATATTTCATCGGACCCAGCTTTATTTTTTATCCTGTGGAGTATTTACATCTTTCAGGATCTTTAGGATATTCATGGACTTCTAATAACACCGATATCAACGGATTGTATCTATACGATGGATCTGGAGCAGCACTCTCGTTAACAGTTGCTTATGATACAGGGATAAACGACGGAGCTCTCATTGGTTGCAAGATTTATTCGTCATCTGTAACCTTAGATGAGAACAAGAAGGATTTGTCCACCGTTGGATTTATGGTATTCATCCGTTATGTTCACAAATAATAAAGCGTTAGGTGCCGCAGCCCGCATGGGTTAGGACGCGAAGCGGCTGAACGAAAAAAAGACCGAACTGGATTTTTCCAGCTCGGTCTTTTTATAGCGCAAGGTGCCGGCCCGTAAGGGCAACGCCCTGAAGAAGTTAATTAAACTTCCTCGATAGAAGCATGGTACTCCTGCAAGCTCTTCACTTCGCCCTTACCAGCCTTAGCTGCTGCGATGCCCTTGACGGTGTCGAGAGCGGCGGCCAGAGTGGTGATGTACGGAGTCTTGTACTTGATTGCAGCCTTACGGATTGCAGATTCATCGGCAACAGCGTCGCGGCGAGCCCACGGAGTGTTGATGATGAGGTTCACCTGCTTGTTCAGGATAACATCCAGAACGTTGGGGCGGCCTTCAGCGATCTTGTTCACCACTTCGCACTTGACGCCAGCCTTTTCGTAGAACTTGGCGGTGCCTTCGGTTGCGTAGATCTTGAAGCCCAGTTCCTGGAAACGCTGACCCACTTCGATGGCCTGGTCGCAGAGGTTAGTCTTGTCAGACAAGCTGATAAGAACTGCACCGCTGGAAGGCAGGATGGAGCCTGCGGCTTCCTGGCTCTTGTAGTAAGCCAGGGCGAAGTCTTCGGAGAGGCCCAGCACTTCACCGGTGGAACGCATTTCAGGGCCGAGAACCGGGTCAACCTTGGGGAACTTGTCAAACGGGAACACAGCTTCCTTGGCGCCGTGGTGCTTGAACTTCTTGTCCTTCAGCTTCAAATCTTCCAGCTTTTCACCCATCATGAGGCGGGTAGCAAGGCGGGCCATCTGAGTGTTACAGACCTTGGAAACCAGAGGCACGGTACGGGATGCGCGGGGGTTGGCTTCGAGAACGAAAACCTTGCCGTCTTCGATTGCGTACTGCATGTTCATGAGACCGCAAACGTGGAGGGATTCAGCAATCTTGCGAGTGTAATCCTTGATGGTCTTCAGGTTCTCTTCGGTAATGGTTACCGGCGGGATGATGCAGGCGGAGTCACCGGAGTGGACACCGGCAAGTTCCACGTGTTCCATCACGGACGGAATGTAAACGTGTTCGCCGTCAGAGAGGGCGTCTGCTTCGCATTCCAAGGCGTTGTGGAGGAAACGGTCGATGAGGAGCGGGCGATCCGGGGTAACGCCAACAGCCTTGGCAACGTATTCGCGGAGCATGTTTTCGTCGTAGATGACTTCCATGCCGCGGCCGCCAAGCACGAAGCTGGGGCGGATCATCACAGGGTAGCCACCGATCTGCTTGACGCAAGCGAGGGCTTCGTCGATGTTGGTAGCCATGCCGCTTTCGGGCATCGGGATTTCCAGCTGGTCCATCATCTTGCGGAACAGGTCGCGGTCTTCAGCGATATCGATGGAATCGATGCTGGTACCGAGAATCTTCACGCCTTCGTCGGAGAGAGCGCGGGCGATGTTCAGCGGAGTCTGGCCACCGAACTGCACGATAACGCCGGCGGGCTGTTCCTTCTTGTAAATCTGGAGAACGTCTTCGAGGGTAACCGGTTCAAAGTACAGCTTGTCGGAAGTATCGTAGTCGGTAGAAACGGTTTCCGGGTTGCAGTTCACCATGATGGTTTCGTAACCCATTTCGCGGAGAGCCATTGCAGCGTGGCAGCAGCAATAGTCGAATTCAATACCCTGGCCGATTCTGTTCGGGCCACCGCCGAGGATCATGATCTTCTTCGGATTGTTGGTGGCGGTAGATTCGTCCTTGCAGTTGTAGGTAGAGTAGTAGTAGTACTGGTCCTTCACGCCGCTAACAGGCACAGCGCACCAGCCTTCAACCATACCAAGTTCGATACGCTTTGCACGAACGTCCTTTTCACGGATGCCGAGGATCTTTGCGATGTACTTATCGCCGAAGCCGTCCTTCTTTGCCTGGATCAGGAGTTCGTCAGAAGGCATGCGACCCGGAGTCTTGAGCATCTTTTCTTCAAGTTCAACCAGTTCGCGCATCTGCTGCACGAAATAAGCCTTTTCGTAAGTAGCGGCGAAAACTTCTTCGTCGGTTGCACCCTTACGGATGGCTTCGTACATCTGGAAGTGACGTTCAGAAGAAGCGGTCTTCATCATTTCCAGGAGTTCAGCCTTAGTCTTCTTGTTAAAGTCCTTAGCAAAGCCAAGACCTGCACGGCCGTTTTCCAAACCGCGGATTGCCTTCTGGAGGGTTTCCTTATAGGTCTTACCGATTGCCATGACTTCGCCCACAGCCTTCATCTGAGTGCCAAGGCAGTCATCGACGCCGCGGAACTTTTCGAATGCCCAGCGAGCGAACTTCAGCACAACGTAGTCACCGCTCGGAGTATACTTTTCGAGGGTGCCGTCGCGCCAGTAGTCCATCTGGTCCAGAGTCATGCCAGCTGCAAGCTTTGCAGAAACAAGAGCAATTGGGAAACCTGTTGCCTTGGAAGCAAGAGCAGAAGAACGGCTTGTACGCGGGTTAATTTCAATGATAACAACGCGGCCTGTCTTTGGGTCGTGTGCGAACTGAACGTTGGTACCGCCGATCACGCCGATAGCTTCAACAATCTTGAAAGCGTCGGTCTTCAGCTTTTCTTCGAGCTTCTTGTCGATGGTGAGGAACGGAGCTGCGCAGAAGGAGTCACCAGTATGGACGCCCACCGGGTCAATGTTTTCGATGAAGCAGATAGCGATCATCTGGTTCTTGGAGTCGCGAACCACTTCGACTTCCAATTCTTCCCAACCGAGAATGGATTCTTCGATCAAGCACTGGTGAGTCATGGAAAGTTCAAGACCGTTACCGCAAATGGTACGGAGTTCTTCGACGTTGTAGCAGAAGCCGCCACCTGCACCACCCATGGTGTATGCCGGGCGAACTACAACGGGGTAGCCGATTTCAGCAACGATCTTTTCGGCTTCTTCAACAGTGTGGCAAATGCCGGAACGCGGGGTGTCGATGCCCAGCTGCTGCATGGTAGCCTTGAAGATTTCACGGTCTTCGCCGCGTTCGATTGCGTCCAGGTTCACGCCGATAACCTTAACGCCGTACTTGTCCAGAATGCCAGCCTTGTTCAAAGCGGAGGACAGGTTCAAGCCGGTCTGGCCACCCAAGTTGGGGAGCAATGCCTGGGGGCGTTCCTTGGCGATGATCTGTTCCAAGCGTTCCAGGTTCAGAGGTTCGATGTAAGTTGCGTCGGCCATGACGGGGTCGGTCATGATGGTTGCCGGGTTAGAGTTCACCAGCACGATCTTGTAACCCTGTTCGCGCAGAGCCTTACAGGCCTGGGTGCCAGAGTAGTCGAATTCGCAAGCCTGGCCAATGACAATAGGACCAGAGCCGATGATGAGAACCTTATCGATACCTTCGATCTTCATATTTTATCTCCGTTTAGTGTTCTAATTAAAAATCATCAAGTCATTCGCACGAACATTCATGTCATTCTCGCGAAAGCGAGAATCTAGACGTCCAGATCCCCGCCTGCGCGGGGATGACATGGGGTGTGCAGCCCGCCTGCGCGGGGATGACAAACTGGGTAAAAAAAGAGCTGAACCAAAAGGCTCAGCTTCAATAAAATCAACAATCTTGGAAACAGCGGTAATAGAACAAATGGCGGAAGCCGCACCGTGGGTGCCAGTTTGCTTCATCATGTTTACATTTTTTGCCATTTTAGCCAATCGCTTATTTCACAAGGGTTAAACTTGTGCAAATATAGTTTTAATTACAAAAAATGAAAGGGATTTGTGGTCGTCGGAAACGCAAAAAAGACGGCCTAAAAGACCGTCTATTTTTTGCTTATAAGGCTGGTTTTCTTTAATTCGTTGAGAGACAACGAGTTACGCTCTTTCGTCGGCGGCCTTGAGCAGCCCAAGGAACAGCGGGGCCGGATGAATGAGGGAAGACTTCAATTCTGGATGGAACTGGCAGGCCATGAAGTAGGGATGATCCGTCAATTCCATAATCTGCATAATGTCTTCGCCAGAAGCCTTGCCGGAGAATACCAGCTTCTGCTGGTTTGCACCGGTGGGGTCACCTGCTTCGATTTGCTGAACGAACTGCGGGTTCACTTCATAACGGTGGCGGAAGCGTTCGCGGATCTGGTTAGAACCGTAAACTTCCTGAGCCTTGGAACCTTCCTTGATGAGGACGTCGTGACCGCCTAAACGCATAGTGGCGCCCATGTCCTTGATCTTTTCCTGACCCGGCAGGTAAGCGATCACCGGAGTTTCCACATGGTAGTTGCTGGATTCCATTTCGATGGTGCCTGCGCCCTTCATGCCGCAAACGTGACGGGCGAATTCCACCACGGAAAGCTGCATACCGTAGCAAATTCCCAGGAAAGGAATGTTGTTTTCGCGAACATACTGGATGACCATCACCTTGCCTTCGATACCGCGGGAACCGAAACCACCCGGAACGATGACAGCGTCAACACCCTTCAGGGCTTCGGCTGCGGTGATTTCTCCGTTCTCCACCTTTTCGGTGTCCACCCAGCGAATGTCTGCGCGCAGGTCCAGATGTGCGGATGCGTGACGGATGGATTCCACCACGGAAGCGTAGGAATCTTCCAGAGCCATGTACTTACCGCAAATAGCAACGGTCAAAGTCTTGCGGGGAGTAACGGAATTTCGCTTCAGGGATTCCACCAGCTTGCTCCACTGATCAAGCTTGGGAGGAGCGTAAATATTCAGGCGCTTGGCGAGAATTTCGGGAATACCTTCGGCATCGTAAACCAGGGGGCATTCATAAACGTGCTGTACGTCCACGCCGGAAATCACATGGTCTGCGGGGAGGTTGCAGAACAGGCCGATCTTTTCCTTCAGGTGGGGCTTAATATATTCTTCGCAACGACCGATGACAATTTCCGGGTAAATGCCCAGACGGTTCAAGTCATGCACGGACATCTGTGTAGGCTTGGACTTCTGTTCATTGACGCCGCTGGGAATGGGAACGTAAGTGAGGTGTACGAACATGGCGTTGGTACGACCTACGTCATGAGAAAGCTGACGGGCAGCTTCGATATAGAACTGATTTTCCAAGTCACCTACGGTCCCGCCGATTTCAATCAGGAGTACGTCGGCTTTTTCCTGGTCGGCGATACGATAGAATTGTTCCTTAATCAGGTCGGTGACGTGGGGAATGAACTGTACGGTGTGTCCCAGGTAATCGCCGCGACGTTCCTTGTCCAGGATCATCTTGAAAATGCGGCCCATGGTCAGGCTCCAGTCCTTCTTTGCGGTCACATTCAAGAAACGTTCATAGTGACCGAAGTCCATATCGCATTCGCCACCGTCATCCAGCACGAATACTTCGCCGTGCTCCGTGGGGTTCATGGTACCCGGGTCAGTGTTCAAGTAACCGTCGCACTTGACGGGAACCACCTTCATTCTAGCAGAAAGCAGCGCCCCGATGGACGCTGCTGCTACACCCTTGCCGAGACCAGAGATGACACCACCGGTCACGATGATAAATTTGGTCTTTCCGTTATACTGATACTGCTGAGCCATAATAACATCCTGAGCCTTGCGGCTCCATTTCCTTGTGTCTTTTTGCTATTACAATATTTGTAATCCGGGCTCTATATATGCAATATTTATGCCAATGGGTGGAAATGCCTGTATTTGCCGAAAAAGTAAGACTTGTAAACATTGCGTATTACGTAAACTGTAAAACAATACTTTTGCATTACGTTTTGTGTAAAGTCTGTGGCATTTGTAACACTAGCTGAAAGTGGTGCTGGGATAAAAAGAAAACGCGAATCTTTCGATCCGCGCCTTCATTATGAGGTTCAATTTTGGGTGCTGATTAGTAAATAAACAGCATTTCTCTGTACTTGGGCAGAGGCCACTGTTCGTCGCTGATGATGCCTTCCAGCTTGTCCACAACCTTGCGGAGGGAGACCATGGCTTCCAGCTTCAGCTGATGCTTGCCGGCGATAGCCTTTTCCATGACGGCGATTTCATCGACGAGGGCCTTGTAGCCTTCGCCAAGTTCCTTGGCGTAAGCGTCGACGGAAACCAGACCCTGGTTTACTGCCATTTCGTTGACCTTGAGGGCTTCGGAGTAGGCCTTGATTACCTGCGGGAGGACGATGCTCTTGGCCATGTCGTAAGCGACCTTGGCTTCGATGTCAACACGCTTGTGGTAGTCTTCCAAGTTGACTTCGTAGCGGGATTCCAATTCCACCTTGTTGAACACGCCGTACTTCTTGAAGAGAGCCACGTTTTCCTTCTTGGTGAGGGCGCCGAGGGCTTCCATGGTGGTACGGATGTTGGGGAGGCCGCGCTTTTCTGCTTCTGCAACCCATTCGTCAGTGTAGCCGTTGCCGTTGAAGATAACGCGCTTGTGTTCCTTGATGATGGACTGGAGGAGCTTCTGCAGTTCCTTGTGGAAGTTGGCCTTAGAAACCTTTTCCATCTTGTCGGCGATGATGTCGAATGCTTCGGCAACGATGGTGTTCAGGATAACGTTAGGTTCAGAGCAGGACTGGCTGGAACCCGGAGCACGGAATTCGAACTTGTTGCCGGTGAATGCGAACGGAGAAGTACGGTTACGGTCGGTAGCGTCACGGGGGAGCGGCGGAAGAATGTCGGAACCGAGCTTCATTGCACCACCCTGCTTGCTGGACTTGGGTTCGCCCTTTTCCAGCTGTTCGACGACGTCAGCAAGCTGGTCGCCGAGGTACATGGAGATGATTGCCGGAGGAGCTTCGTTTGCGCCAAGACGATGGTCGTTGCCAGCGCCAGACACGGACATACGGAGCAAGTCTGCGTGAGTATCGACTGCGTAAACAACTGCGCAGAGAGTTGTCAGGAAGATTGCGTTCTGGTGGGGATCCTTACCCGGGTTGAGCAAGTTGGTCTTACCGTAGTTTACAGACCAGTTGTTGTGCTTACCAGAACCGTTGATGCCTGCGAAGGGCTTTTCGTGGAGGAGGCAAACAAGGCCGTTACGATCAGCAACGTTACGGAGGACTTCCATAATCTGCATGTTGTGGTCGCAAGCCAGGTTCACTTCTTCGAACATAGGAGCAAGTTCGAACTGTGCGGGAGCCACTTCGTTATGACGGGTCTTAGCCGGAATGCCAAGCTTCCACAGTTCGTCTTCAACTTCGTTCATGAAGTTCAAGATACGAGCGGGGATAGAACCGAAGTAATGGTCTTCCATCTGCTGGTGCTTTGCGGAAGGTGCGCCAAACAGAGTGCGGCCAGCCTGGTAAAGGTCCGGGCGCTGCAGGTAGAATTTCTTGTCCACCAGGAAGTATTCCTGTTCTGCACCGAGAGTTACGGTGACCTTCTGCTTTTCGAGGCCGAAGAGACCCATCAAGCGGTCAGCAGACTTCTGGAGAGCCTGGATAGAACGGAGAAGCGGAGTCTTCTTGTCGAGAGCTTCGCCGGT
Encoded here:
- a CDS encoding type II toxin-antitoxin system VapC family toxin, yielding MNILLDTHILIWSIVDPDQIPKPILNKIEDSGNKVYVSYITLWEIALKQSIGKLDLKGFDIKDLPDFCIQQGFEFISLESSDSLGISNLPSKENHRDPFDRMLIVQAKNRDYFFASVDEKMDQYRADGLKLLNS
- the pyrG gene encoding glutamine hydrolyzing CTP synthase produces the protein MAQQYQYNGKTKFIIVTGGVISGLGKGVAAASIGALLSARMKVVPVKCDGYLNTDPGTMNPTEHGEVFVLDDGGECDMDFGHYERFLNVTAKKDWSLTMGRIFKMILDKERRGDYLGHTVQFIPHVTDLIKEQFYRIADQEKADVLLIEIGGTVGDLENQFYIEAARQLSHDVGRTNAMFVHLTYVPIPSGVNEQKSKPTQMSVHDLNRLGIYPEIVIGRCEEYIKPHLKEKIGLFCNLPADHVISGVDVQHVYECPLVYDAEGIPEILAKRLNIYAPPKLDQWSKLVESLKRNSVTPRKTLTVAICGKYMALEDSYASVVESIRHASAHLDLRADIRWVDTEKVENGEITAAEALKGVDAVIVPGGFGSRGIEGKVMVIQYVRENNIPFLGICYGMQLSVVEFARHVCGMKGAGTIEMESSNYHVETPVIAYLPGQEKIKDMGATMRLGGHDVLIKEGSKAQEVYGSNQIRERFRHRYEVNPQFVQQIEAGDPTGANQQKLVFSGKASGEDIMQIMELTDHPYFMACQFHPELKSSLIHPAPLFLGLLKAADERA
- a CDS encoding glutamine synthetase III, whose amino-acid sequence is MSNQYRMSAINEIAEAPAAGIQAAATANVDFYGEDVFNSEAMKAYLPKDICKKLFATIENGVALDPSIAGEVAHAMKKWALDRGATHFTHWFQPLTGSTAEKHDAFLEPEGDKAIMAFSGKNLIVGEPDASSFPSGGIRSTFEARGYTAWDPTSPAFIKRHGNGATLCIPTAFCSYTGEALDKKTPLLRSIQALQKSADRLMGLFGLEKQKVTVTLGAEQEYFLVDKKFYLQRPDLYQAGRTLFGAPSAKHQQMEDHYFGSIPARILNFMNEVEDELWKLGIPAKTRHNEVAPAQFELAPMFEEVNLACDHNMQIMEVLRNVADRNGLVCLLHEKPFAGINGSGKHNNWSVNYGKTNLLNPGKDPHQNAIFLTTLCAVVYAVDTHADLLRMSVSGAGNDHRLGANEAPPAIISMYLGDQLADVVEQLEKGEPKSSKQGGAMKLGSDILPPLPRDATDRNRTSPFAFTGNKFEFRAPGSSQSCSEPNVILNTIVAEAFDIIADKMEKVSKANFHKELQKLLQSIIKEHKRVIFNGNGYTDEWVAEAEKRGLPNIRTTMEALGALTKKENVALFKKYGVFNKVELESRYEVNLEDYHKRVDIEAKVAYDMAKSIVLPQVIKAYSEALKVNEMAVNQGLVSVDAYAKELGEGYKALVDEIAVMEKAIAGKHQLKLEAMVSLRKVVDKLEGIISDEQWPLPKYREMLFIY
- a CDS encoding DUF2281 domain-containing protein; amino-acid sequence: MTYSLLESKIRTVPEEYLAVIDAFIDGLLIRNSIAEKTPAPKQKRTLGLLKGKASVKFADDFEISPEEMLGL
- the carB gene encoding carbamoyl-phosphate synthase large subunit; this translates as MKIEGIDKVLIIGSGPIVIGQACEFDYSGTQACKALREQGYKIVLVNSNPATIMTDPVMADATYIEPLNLERLEQIIAKERPQALLPNLGGQTGLNLSSALNKAGILDKYGVKVIGVNLDAIERGEDREIFKATMQQLGIDTPRSGICHTVEEAEKIVAEIGYPVVVRPAYTMGGAGGGFCYNVEELRTICGNGLELSMTHQCLIEESILGWEELEVEVVRDSKNQMIAICFIENIDPVGVHTGDSFCAAPFLTIDKKLEEKLKTDAFKIVEAIGVIGGTNVQFAHDPKTGRVVIIEINPRTSRSSALASKATGFPIALVSAKLAAGMTLDQMDYWRDGTLEKYTPSGDYVVLKFARWAFEKFRGVDDCLGTQMKAVGEVMAIGKTYKETLQKAIRGLENGRAGLGFAKDFNKKTKAELLEMMKTASSERHFQMYEAIRKGATDEEVFAATYEKAYFVQQMRELVELEEKMLKTPGRMPSDELLIQAKKDGFGDKYIAKILGIREKDVRAKRIELGMVEGWCAVPVSGVKDQYYYYSTYNCKDESTATNNPKKIMILGGGPNRIGQGIEFDYCCCHAAMALREMGYETIMVNCNPETVSTDYDTSDKLYFEPVTLEDVLQIYKKEQPAGVIVQFGGQTPLNIARALSDEGVKILGTSIDSIDIAEDRDLFRKMMDQLEIPMPESGMATNIDEALACVKQIGGYPVMIRPSFVLGGRGMEVIYDENMLREYVAKAVGVTPDRPLLIDRFLHNALECEADALSDGEHVYIPSVMEHVELAGVHSGDSACIIPPVTITEENLKTIKDYTRKIAESLHVCGLMNMQYAIEDGKVFVLEANPRASRTVPLVSKVCNTQMARLATRLMMGEKLEDLKLKDKKFKHHGAKEAVFPFDKFPKVDPVLGPEMRSTGEVLGLSEDFALAYYKSQEAAGSILPSSGAVLISLSDKTNLCDQAIEVGQRFQELGFKIYATEGTAKFYEKAGVKCEVVNKIAEGRPNVLDVILNKQVNLIINTPWARRDAVADESAIRKAAIKYKTPYITTLAAALDTVKGIAAAKAGKGEVKSLQEYHASIEEV